One Thermoanaerobacter pseudethanolicus ATCC 33223 DNA window includes the following coding sequences:
- a CDS encoding stalk domain-containing protein, whose product MKKAKKLHVNITDPIAIIVAPLTFLLFVIWTLYFFTTPTPSYFYLNSNVADIGIRPISNENFILGQSTKRVYLKETPFIYDSKIYLPLEAVILASGIKKENIVKEKDKIRIKIEKNNDICLDLKKKIAVTAKEEIHLGGALLIRDDEIFLATQYIEKIFKVKIETNKNEVILRHNLFPIPFN is encoded by the coding sequence ATGAAAAAAGCAAAAAAATTGCATGTTAATATTACAGATCCTATTGCTATAATAGTTGCTCCACTTACTTTTCTATTGTTTGTTATATGGACGTTGTATTTTTTTACTACTCCTACACCAAGCTACTTTTATCTTAACTCTAATGTTGCAGATATAGGAATAAGGCCTATCAGCAATGAAAATTTTATTTTAGGCCAATCTACAAAAAGGGTGTACCTCAAAGAAACGCCTTTTATTTATGATTCAAAAATTTATTTACCACTTGAAGCTGTAATATTGGCAAGCGGAATCAAAAAAGAAAATATTGTAAAAGAAAAAGATAAGATAAGAATAAAAATTGAGAAAAATAATGATATCTGTTTAGATTTAAAGAAGAAAATAGCTGTAACAGCTAAAGAGGAAATACACCTCGGCGGTGCCTTATTAATAAGAGATGACGAAATTTTTTTAGCTACACAATATATAGAAAAAATTTTTAAAGTAAAAATAGAAACAAATAAAAACGAAGTAATATTAAGACACAATTTATTTCCAATACCTTTTAATTAA
- a CDS encoding ABC transporter ATP-binding protein: protein MKDLCTLFNPFHPFEPKYTYFSTRRRKLYVFTLFLLFGIEIAIFILGVIILGGILHSVLSNKIMITIVVFLLILLFVAIHRLENFSNYLKEQDKREIRKNLKRKIKKIKTGKLKNNDVIHFLIMLREENKIVKETLENSKEPTLTMNLVNTSLGGIVGYYLADIKSYEEARISPLIFLLIIFAILYSYFILDINKASRLYLIELYNYQISYANRLIKRYWK from the coding sequence ATGAAAGATTTGTGTACCCTTTTTAATCCGTTTCATCCATTCGAGCCAAAATACACCTATTTCTCAACCCGCAGAAGAAAGCTATATGTTTTTACATTATTCTTACTCTTTGGAATAGAAATTGCCATTTTTATTTTAGGAGTTATAATTTTGGGCGGTATTTTGCACTCAGTCTTAAGTAATAAAATAATGATTACAATTGTAGTTTTTCTTTTAATACTTTTATTTGTTGCCATTCACAGACTCGAGAATTTTTCTAACTATTTAAAGGAACAAGATAAAAGAGAAATAAGGAAAAATCTAAAACGTAAAATTAAGAAGATAAAAACAGGTAAATTAAAAAATAATGATGTAATACATTTTCTCATAATGCTAAGAGAAGAAAATAAAATAGTAAAAGAGACATTGGAAAACAGCAAAGAACCCACTCTTACAATGAATCTTGTAAATACCTCATTAGGGGGTATAGTAGGATACTACCTAGCTGATATTAAAAGTTATGAAGAAGCAAGGATTTCACCACTGATCTTCCTGCTTATTATATTTGCGATTTTGTACTCATATTTTATTTTAGATATTAATAAAGCGTCAAGATTGTATTTAATTGAACTATATAACTACCAAATCAGTTATGCTAATCGATTAATTAAAAGGTATTGGAAATAA